The sequence TCAGTTTGCTAAACGTTattcaaatcaatttaaattggCTTCAAAAGGTGCTAATCTTTATGTTGGAATTTGGAATGATcagaaaattattaataatgctATTAATAGAATTTTAAACGAAAAAAATGCAATGACAATTTGTTTAAATGatggttttgattttgttgatgatgaaatccattcaaaattaacaaatttattCGATACATTATTTCCTGAAAAATCaccatttgaaaattaaaaaaaaaaaataaataaaaataaaaaaaattaaaaaatttaaaaaaatataattaaaaaaaaaaaaaactttttttaaaaattgtttattactaaatgttaaaattaaaaaatgtggaaaaattgaattaccttagaaaaaaaaaaaaaaaaaaaggggtttAAAAACTACCAAGTTTTCCCAgggtttttaatttatttttaatttttttttttttttttttttttttttttttttttttttttttttttcagaaatGAGATTtcagtttttgtttttaaacaaaagaattgatatttttatattttcattttttttattttttatttttttatttttaatatatatatatattatgtaTTAtgtcaaaattaaatattaaaggaATAGTTAAAAGATGTGATGATTATGGAAAATTAGTGAATAGATATTGTGGACCAGTTTTTGTTGGATTTGCAACATCATTAATAACATTAATTGCAATCACCTATTTCACAATTATATTTCCAGCAACAtctgatttttcaaatttatttttcattttcaatttcttttgtgACCTTAGTATTTCATTATTCCTTACCTATGgtatttatttcaattatataAAAGCAATTATAACAAAACCTGGTtatccaaatttaaattcaactttaataaatgtatgttatttatttatttatatctttatattatattatattaacaattattaacaattatttaaagaatataaatagcaatataaataatagtaataataataaagataaagataaaatattgataattgataatgttaAATGGAGTTATTGTAAGAAATGTTCAAAAGCTAAACCACCTAGATGTCATCATTGTAGTGTTTGCGATAAATGTGTTTTAAAGATGGATCACCATTGCCCATGGATTGGTGGTTGTGTTGGTTTCTATAATTACagatatttctttttatttttatcatatcTTTGGGTATCAGTTTGTTATGTATTAGCTCATTCTTTacctttattatttggtggtTATTTAGTAAGTAatagttgtagtagtagcagtagtagtagtatcagtagtagtagtataatttattattattacaaactaacacatattttaaattttaatagtatAGTAAAAAATATACAGAAATTGATAGATTATTAGTTATTATATCATCAATTGGAAGTTTCATAACATTTGTTGCAGTTGGATCATTTGGTGGTTTTCATGCTTATTTAATTGGTAGTGGTCAaacatcaattgaaaatttatatcCTCCAAAAAAGAGACCAAATTATAGTTTAActtcaattaaagataattttcaaatagtTTTAGGTAAAGGTGATTATTGGTTCAGTGGTTTATTACCAATAAATTATACTCCAATTGGTAATGGCTGTGATTTTAAactaaatatttcaaatgaagataataataaaaataatgaaaataatgaaaataatgaaaataatgaaattgacaatcataataataataataataataataataataataataataatgaaaaagaagataatattaatgaaaatgataatttaataagcTATGATACTGATGAATATAATAGgcataaaaaataatagaataatagaatagtaataataaaaacaaaaaaaagagagttatcaattttatttgtacatttggtttttactttattttattttattttgtttttttttttttttttttaattttttttttttttttattatatatataattcaaaagggtaattgttttgttttgttttgttttgtttctttttaaatcaaaaaaaaaaaaaagaattaatgtCTGTATGTATTATCTtggttattgttattattattattgttattattattgttattaaattggtgattattattatgtggaatgaattgattttgattttgattttgattttgattttgattttgattttgattttgattttgattttgattaaaatgtGAGTTTGGACTtggtttaaaatctttaaattcatttaatttatgttggaaaattttatttcttgcATAATTAATACCTTTATCTGCAACCCATTCACCAGTGTTAAAGAAACCTTTAGCAACCATAGAACCAGTTTCATTCTTAATCATTCCAACTACTTTTTGTCCTACACTAttagtttgtttttttaaaaaaaaaaaaaaaaaatgttagaaaattaattaattaaaaggaaaaagaaaataaatacttACTTTAAACCAGTGGTTCTTCTTGCACCAGCGCAAATTGTTGAAATAATAACGCAATCACAAATGAGTGAAATTAAacccattttatttttatttttatttttatttttgtgtaTTAGGAATACTGAAATATTTAAGTATggatgaaaagaaaaaagattttttttttttttttttttttttttatgaaattgcacatccaaaaaaaaaaatcaaataaaaataaaaaaaaaaaaattcaataatttcaacgaaaaattaaaataaaaaaacaaaaaaaaaaaataaaaaaagtaataattacTTGTCCCCACACTTTCCAACTTTTAATAACTATTATGTGTCAAATTCagtgataatttttttttaattgaattaaacaaactaaaattagttttatgTACaactaattattatttattttatttttttttattttttttattatcacatgataaaaaaaaaaattttaaattgaattgtttcatttttacattttagATTTTATGGGCTctatataaaatcaaataaaaaaaaaaaaaaaaaaaaaaaaaaaaaattcattactttaaaaaaattagagggtaaaaaaatatataaaaacagAAACCAAATACTAAAAATGCATTAACATAAACCCAATACTAAAAAatgttatttaaaaatagaatacttaattttttttttttcttttttaaaaaaacataaatcaaatgatattttagattttttaactttctaaaaataaataaataataaaataataataattaaaaatttttttttcatataaaatttaatccCTACTCGTTGTTcttcaaaataaaacaattacaaaaaatggatgataaataattaaattttaaaaataaaataaaattgcttgtttaaaaaaaaaaaaaaaaaaaaatgaaaaaaaaaaaatgaattgagAAGGTTTTTTTTGTCTTCCCGAAGaataattggttttttttttttaaacaagcaattttaaaaataaaaatgattgccgaagataatttttaaaaaataatataatacgtaattttaaatctatttttaaaaaaaaccttgtagaatattaataatttaatataaaaatgaattttttttttttttttttcattcaaccaaaaaccaaaaacaaaaaaaaactaaataaaaaacaaatatatatttatatattaaataattttaactctataataaactaattttaaatttcaaaaatgatcgaaattaataataaaattgattacaTTTTCTATACAAATAATACTCCAAACACCTATAAAatccaattaattttactcGAATTACAAAAGGAATATGGCATTACTTTTGAAAGTAGATTTAttaatgtatttaaaaaagaaaattattctGATGATTATATAAAGGTaattacaaaatcaaaatcatttctttataattttaattatttatatttaatattaattatttaattttttttttttttttttttttttttttttttttttttttttttttttttttttttttttttaatagattaacccaaataaaaaagttcCAGCAATTGTTGATCAAACTGGTGAAAAACCATTTATTGTTTTCGAATCAGTATCAATTTTAATCTATTTAGCACAAAAGTTCAATACTTTTCTTCCAGACTTTAAAACAAACCCACTTGAAAATTCAGAAGTTATTACATGGACAGTTTGGCAAGCAGGTatgtaattaattatatatctCTATA comes from Dictyostelium discoideum AX4 chromosome 2 chromosome, whole genome shotgun sequence and encodes:
- a CDS encoding hypothetical protein (ABL-PHILIN 2) — translated: MSKLNIKGIVKRCDDYGKLVNRYCGPVFVGFATSLITLIAITYFTIIFPATSDFSNLFFIFNFFCDLSISLFLTYGIYFNYIKAIITKPGYPNLNSTLINNINSNINNSNNNKDKDKILIIDNVKWSYCKKCSKAKPPRCHHCSVCDKCVLKMDHHCPWIGGCVGFYNYRYFFLFLSYLWVSVCYVLAHSLPLLFGGYLYSKKYTEIDRLLVIISSIGSFITFVAVGSFGGFHAYLIGSGQTSIENLYPPKKRPNYSLTSIKDNFQIVLGKGDYWFSGLLPINYTPIGNGCDFKLNISNEDNNKNNENNENNENNEIDNHNNNNNNNNNNNNNEKEDNINENDNLISYDTDEYNRHKK